TTCCAAGTTGTCCTCCACCAAGGATTGCTATTGTGCTACCTTTTTCTATCAACATTATATTTCTACCTCACTTGTTTCTAAAACCTGATCTCTTTGTTCTCTTCTAAATTCATCTACTTTTTTTGCAACTTCCTCGTCCATAAGAGCTATAATTTCACTTGCCATTATACCAGCATTTTTAGCTCCAGATTCTCCAATAGCTAAAGTTCCAACAGGAATTCCTCCAGGCATTTGAACTATTGAAAGAAGTGAGTCTTGTCCGCTTAAAGCTCTAGATTTTACAGGAACTCCAAGAACTGGTAATGGAGTAAGACTAGATACCATTCCTGGTAAGTGAGCTGCTCCCCCTGCTCCAGCTATTATTACTTTTAATCCTCTCTCTTTAGCTGTTTTTGCATACTCAAACATTAATTCTGGTGTTCTATGTGCAGATACTATTTTTACCTCGTAGTCAACACCAAATCTTTTTAACATCTCAACAGCTTTTTCCATTGTAGGAAGATCTGAACGACTTCCCATTATTACACCAACTCTAGGCATCTCAACCCCTCCTAAAAAACTTTAAATATATGTTAAATAAAAAAATGCACTAAGAAACTTGGACATAATTAACCTATGTCCACACTCCTAGTGCATAAAATATCTCTATTGTTATAAAAATCTAAATAATACTTCCTTTTCTTTTCAAGAAAAACAAAAAACACCTTTTTATCTCCTTTATTTTTAAAAATGATTACACCAACCATTAACACAAAACAAAAGAAGTCTATATATATTTTTTTATCGAGTAAATAAAAATTTACCATCTGATAAAACTTA
The DNA window shown above is from Fusobacterium perfoetens and carries:
- the purE gene encoding 5-(carboxyamino)imidazole ribonucleotide mutase, which encodes MPRVGVIMGSRSDLPTMEKAVEMLKRFGVDYEVKIVSAHRTPELMFEYAKTAKERGLKVIIAGAGGAAHLPGMVSSLTPLPVLGVPVKSRALSGQDSLLSIVQMPGGIPVGTLAIGESGAKNAGIMASEIIALMDEEVAKKVDEFRREQRDQVLETSEVEI